Proteins from a single region of Phoenix dactylifera cultivar Barhee BC4 unplaced genomic scaffold, palm_55x_up_171113_PBpolish2nd_filt_p 000877F, whole genome shotgun sequence:
- the LOC103711410 gene encoding bZIP transcription factor TGA10 — MANKGNSSQRQRQEQHISFGLIQPSSSTHGNSISKETGAYDLGELDQDLSMYLNWQDPSSAQEQRQTLNIFPSQPMHVEPSIRGGISFVSPTSSGSKKSSDQIMELGNPRSDPPALPDPGKDTKAVVKKEGNRKGTSISEQGEPRTPDPKTLRRLAQNREAARKSRLRKKAYVQQLENSRIRLTQIEQELQRARAQGSFFGGGALLGDQGFPPSISSLSPDVAMFDMEFARWLEEHHRRMCELQAAVQEHLPENELRLFVENCLVHYDEMMNLKSIVIKSDVFHLIAGMWKTPAERCFMWMGGFRPSELIKMLLSHLEPLTEQQILGVCGLQQSAQETEEALSQGLEALNQSLSDIVTSDALSCPSNMAHYMGQMAIAMNKLTSLEGFVRQADNLRQQTFHRLHQILTTRQMARCLLAIAEYFHRLRALSSLWLSRPRQ, encoded by the exons ATGGCCAATAAAGGGAATTCGAGCCAGAGGCAGCGGCAAGAGCAGCATATATCCTTTGGCTTGATCCAGCCCTCCTCTTCGACGCATGGAAACTCCAT AAGCAAGGAAACTGGAGCCTATGACTTGGGGGAGCTGGACCAAGACTTGTCCATGTATCTTAATTGGCAGGATCCCTCATCAGCTCAAGAACAAAGAC AGACTCTGAACATTTTCCCTTCTCAGCCTATGCATGTAGAGCCATCTATAAGG GGCGGTATTAGTTTCGTTTCTCCAACAAGCAGTGGTTCTAAGAAGTCATCAGATCAAATCATGGAGTTGGGCAACCCAAGAAGCGATCCCCCAGCTTTGCCTGACCCTGGGAAGGATACTAAAGCAGTAGTGAAG AAGGAAGGGAACAGAAAGGGCACATCTATTTCAGAACAAGGAGAGCCCAGGACACCAGATCCTAAG ACACTGAGAAGGCTTGCTCAGAATAGGGAGGCGGCCAGGAAAAGCAGGCTAAGGAAGAAG GCTTACGTCCAACAACTCGAGAACAGTAGAATCAGGCTGACTCAGATAGAACAAGAGCTCCAGAGGGCAAGAGCTCAG GGTTCGTTcttcggtggtggagcactccTTGGGGACCAAGGTTTCCCACCCAGCATCAGCTCACTAAGCCCAG ATGTGGCGATGTTTGACATGGAGTTTGCGAGGTGGCTTGAGGAGCACCACCGGCGGATGTGCGAGCTCCAGGCTGCAGTGCAAGAGCACCTACCGGAGAATGAGCTCCGGTTGTTTGTGGAGAACTGCCTGGTCCACTATGACGAGATGATGAACCTCAAGAGCATAGTTATCAAGTCCGACGTCTTCCACCTCATCGCCGGCATGTGGAAGACCCCTGCCGAGCGCTGCTTCATGTGGATGGGCGGCTTCCGCCCCTCCGAGCTCATCAAG ATGCTCTTGAGCCACCTTGAGCCCCTAACAGAGCAACAGATATTGGGGGTATGTGGTCTGCAACAGTCGGCGCAGGAGACGGAGGAAGCGTTGAGCCAAGGGCTTGAAGCCCTTAACCAGTCTCTGTCGGATATCGTAACCTCTGATGCGCTGAGCTGCCCTTCCAATATGGCTCACTACATGGGCCAAATGGCCATTGCCATGAACAAGCTTACCTCCCTTGAGGGTTTTGTTCGACAA GCAGATAATCTGAGGCAGCAGACCTTCCACCGGCTTCACCAGATTTTGACGACCCGTCAAATGGCCAGATGCTTGTTGGCCATCGCAGAGTACTTCCATCGGCTCCGTGCGCTGAGCTCCCTGTGGCTATCTCGACCAAGACAGTAG
- the LOC120107476 gene encoding uncharacterized protein LOC120107476, translating into MIQQWLACPQTCREAIRATCTALQIWLARNARTLGERRVSPRFVAEFARAQALEIRPSSDRPSIAWDTWGSLSASAASQMVYFTWELPPPSFLKVNFDGSVQDGGAQGGAGFVIRGPHSRVVAAGGCQLFGISVPGAELRAAWAGLRYARQVLGAGSVVLEGDSATVIGWIQQGLRGVGIDHPLTRDIRMMCGAGVAVEAKHVFREANGAADWVAAFAAYHSGYTLWVGEAELPLALRELVYFDLIGCIHTRCV; encoded by the coding sequence ATGATACAGCAGTGGTTAGCCTGCCCTCAGACATGTCGGGAGGCCATTAGAGCGACCTGCACAGCTCTCCAGATCTGGTTGGCCCGGAACGCCCGCACCCTCGGcgagcgcagggtgtcaccgaggtttgtaGCGGAGTTCGCGCGAGCACAGGCATTGGAGATCAGACCCTCTTCCGATAGACCTTCGATAGcttgggacacctggggttccctcTCTGCTTCGGCAGCGTCTCAGATGGTGTATTTCACCTGGGAgctcccacccccgagtttcctcaaggtcaacttcgacggaTCTGTACAGGATGGAGGTGCGCAGGGTGGTGCGGGTTTTGTGATACGAGGCCCGCACTCCAGAGTGGTGGCAGCAGGTGGCTGTCAGTTGTTCGGCATTTCGGTCCCCGGGGCAGAGCTACGAGCTGCTTGGGCGGGTCTTCGATATGCGAGGCAGGTACTGGGGGCCGGCTCGGTTGTCTTGGAGGGCGATTCGGCCACAGTTATCGGGTGGATCCAGCAGGGGTTGAGGGGGGTGGGCATAGACCACCCCTTGACTCGGGACATTAGGATGATGTGTGGGGCTGGGGTGGCCGTTGAGGCCAaacatgtattcagagaagccaatggggcggccgattgggtggctgccttTGCGGCTTACCATTCAGGGTACACCCTTTGGGTGGGGGAGGCGGAGTTGCCATTGGCACTCCGTGAGCTAGTGTATTTTGaccttattgggtgtattcatacACGTTGTGTATGA